The Geotrypetes seraphini chromosome 2, aGeoSer1.1, whole genome shotgun sequence genome contains the following window.
CATGTTCTGATTGTGGAAAAGATTTCAATGGGAAGAAAGAGCTAATGCAACACAGGAAAAATAATAACGGAACTAGAATGTGTACAAGTATCGAATATGGGGAAAACCTTTTCAATAAAGGAAACATGACAAAATGCCAGAAAAACAATACTGACAAGAGAATATCTTCATATCCTGgttgtaaaaaaaatataaaccaggataAGAATTTCACAAGAAAAAACAAATTTCACCCAGGAGAGAGATCAGTTTTAAATACCGAATGTCAGAAAAGCTTCAGTCAAGGGGAACCATTCACAGATCATAAAAACGCTGAAACTGGTGAGGAATCAGCCACTTCTACTAAATCAGAAGAAATATTTTGCAAGATGGCAAATATCCCAGAATATCAGGAAACTGacaaaaatgaaagattatttaCTTGTGCTGACCGTGGTAGATTCACTTTGCTGGAAAGGAAACCACAGAATGAAGAAGAAAATCCTCAGAGGAATGAAGTCATTTTCATGTActaagtgtggtaaaagcttcacaaCCAAGCAACATCTCAAACTTCACCTGAGAATCCATACAGGAATGAAGCCATTTACATGCTCTGAGTGTGGCAAAAGCTTTAGTCAGAAGGGAAGCCTGACAAGACACCAGAATATCCACACTGGAATGAaatcatttacatgtactgagtgtggtaaaagcttttatGATAAGCAAACACTCACATcacaccagagaattcacactggagagaaacaatttacatgtactgagtgtggtaaaggCTTCAGAAGCAAGTCAAATCTCAAAATTCATCTGAGAATCCATACAGGaaagaaaccatttacatgtactgagtgtggtaaaagcttcagaaGCAAGGCACATCTAAAAAGTCACCTGACAGTCCACACTGGAATGAaatcatttacatgtactgactGTGGTAAAAGTGTTTGGGATAAGCAAACACTCACAgcacaccagagaattcacactggagagaaaccatttacatgtactgagtgtggtaaaagcttcagaaGCAAGGCATATCTCAAAACTCATCTGACAATCCACACAGGAGTAAAATCATTTTCATGCGCTGagtgtgggaaaagctttagtcGGAAGAGAAGCCTGACAAGTCACCAGAATATCCACACTGGgatgaaaccatttacatgtactgagtgtggtaaaagcttttgtGATAAGCAAAAACTCACAgcacaccagagaattcacactggagagaaaccatttaaatgtactgagtgtggtaaaagcttttgtGATAAGCGAACACTCATAGCACACCAGAGAGTtcacactggagagaaaccatttacatgtattgagtgtggtaaaagcttttgtgataagcaaacattcacagtacaccagagaattcacactggagagaaaccatttacatgtactgtgtgtggtaaaagcttcagatGCAAGGCACATCTTAAAAGTCACCTGACAAACCACACTGGaatgaaaccatttacatgtactgagtgtggtaaaagcttttgtGATAAGCGAACACTCACAGCACACCACAGAATTCACACTGGAGTGaatccatttacatgtactgagtgtggtaaaagctttcatGATAAGACAATACTCACAGgacaccagagaattcacactgAAGTTAAACGATGTTCATGtactgaatgtggtaaaagcttcagtaGAAAGGCAAATCTCAAAATTCACCTGAGAATCCATACAGGAatgaagccatttacatgtactgagtgtggtaaaagcttcagatGCAAGGCACATCTAAAACGTCACCTGACAATCCACACAGGAGTGAAACCAtgtacatgtactgagtgtggtaaaagtttTCGTGATAAGGCAACACTGACAAGACATAAGAGAATTCACACTAgagtgaaaccatttacatgtactgagtgagCTAAAAGCTTTAGTAAGATGAGTAACCTCATAAgacaccagagaattcacactgAAGTGAAACCATTTTCATATTCTTAGTGTGATAAATGGCTTAGTGAAAAGGGAATATTGCCAGTATACCAGATAACCCAGAAAGGAGTGAGATCAAGATGCTGGAAAGAGTTCACTTCTATTATTACAAAAGAGGTCTCTATCTTACtgaggaaacatagaaacctgatttcagataaagaccaaatggcccatccagtctgcccatccacagtaacaattacatc
Protein-coding sequences here:
- the LOC117354739 gene encoding gastrula zinc finger protein XlCGF57.1-like, yielding MKDYLLVLTVVDSLCWKGNHRMKKKILRGMKSFSCTKCGKSFTTKQHLKLHLRIHTGMKPFTCSECGKSFSQKGSLTRHQNIHTGMKSFTCTECGKSFYDKQTLTSHQRIHTGEKQFTCTECGKGFRSKSNLKIHLRIHTGKKPFTCTECGKSFRSKAHLKSHLTVHTGMKSFTCTDCGKSVWDKQTLTAHQRIHTGEKPFTCTECGKSFRSKAYLKTHLTIHTGVKSFSCAECGKSFSRKRSLTSHQNIHTGMKPFTCTECGKSFCDKQKLTAHQRIHTGEKPFKCTECGKSFCDKRTLIAHQRVHTGEKPFTCIECGKSFCDKQTFTVHQRIHTGEKPFTCTVCGKSFRCKAHLKSHLTNHTGMKPFTCTECGKSFCDKRTLTAHHRIHTGVNPFTCTECGKSFHDKTILTGHQRIHTEVKRCSCTECGKSFSRKANLKIHLRIHTGMKPFTCTECGKSFRCKAHLKRHLTIHTGVKPCTCTECGKSFRDKATLTRHKRIHTRVKPFTCTE